The Streptomyces kanamyceticus genome window below encodes:
- the truB gene encoding tRNA pseudouridine(55) synthase TruB has protein sequence MSTSSTTPDGLVIVDKPSGFTSHDVVAKMRGIAKTRRVGHAGTLDPMATGVLVLGVERATKLLGHLALTEKEYLGTIRLGQNTITDDAEGELTSSADASGITREAIDAGIAKLSGDIMQVPSKVSAIKIDGKRSYARARKGEDFEIPARPVKISAFTVYDVREAVADDGTAVLDLVVSVVCSSGTYIRAIARDLGADLGVGGHLTALRRTRVGPYKLDAAKTLDQLQEELTVMPVAEAASRAFPHWDVDDKRGRLLLNGVRIDMPEEYAGRGAVAVFDPEGRFLVLAEESRGKAKSLAVFA, from the coding sequence ATGAGCACGAGCAGCACCACGCCGGACGGCCTTGTCATCGTCGACAAGCCGTCCGGCTTCACTTCGCACGACGTGGTGGCCAAGATGCGCGGGATCGCCAAGACCCGCCGCGTCGGACACGCGGGCACCCTCGACCCCATGGCGACGGGCGTCCTCGTGCTCGGCGTGGAGCGCGCCACCAAGCTCCTCGGTCATCTGGCGCTGACCGAGAAGGAGTACCTGGGCACCATCCGCCTGGGCCAGAACACGATCACGGACGACGCCGAGGGCGAGCTCACCTCGTCCGCCGACGCCTCCGGGATCACCCGCGAGGCGATCGACGCGGGCATCGCCAAGCTGTCCGGCGACATCATGCAGGTGCCGTCGAAGGTCAGCGCCATCAAGATCGACGGCAAGCGGTCGTACGCGCGGGCGCGCAAGGGCGAGGACTTCGAGATCCCCGCCAGGCCCGTGAAGATCTCCGCCTTCACGGTGTACGACGTGCGCGAGGCCGTCGCCGATGACGGCACCGCCGTCCTCGACCTGGTCGTCTCCGTCGTCTGCTCGTCGGGGACGTACATCAGGGCGATCGCCCGCGACCTCGGCGCGGACCTCGGCGTCGGCGGGCATCTGACCGCGCTGCGCCGCACCCGCGTCGGCCCGTACAAGCTGGACGCCGCCAAGACGCTCGACCAGCTCCAGGAGGAGCTGACGGTGATGCCGGTGGCCGAGGCCGCGAGCCGGGCCTTCCCCCACTGGGACGTGGACGACAAGCGCGGACGGCTGCTGCTCAACGGGGTGCGGATCGACATGCCCGAGGAGTACGCGGGCCGGGGCGCCGTCGCCGTCTTCGACCCCGAGGGCCGCTTCCTGGTCCTCGCGGAGGAGTCGCGGGGCAAGGCCAAGAGCCTGGCCGTCTTCGCCTGA
- a CDS encoding DUF503 domain-containing protein: MYVGTLSFDLLLGDVHSLKEKRSVVRPIVAELQRKYAVSAAEVGGQDLHRRAEIGLAAVSGDTGHLTDVLDQCERLVAGRPEVELLSVRRRLHGDDD, from the coding sequence ATGTATGTGGGGACTCTGTCCTTCGACCTACTCCTCGGCGACGTACATTCGCTGAAGGAGAAACGCTCCGTCGTCCGCCCGATCGTCGCCGAACTCCAGCGCAAGTACGCGGTGAGCGCGGCGGAAGTGGGCGGTCAGGACCTGCACCGCAGGGCCGAGATCGGCCTCGCCGCGGTGTCGGGTGACACGGGCCATCTGACGGACGTACTGGATCAATGCGAGCGCCTCGTCGCGGGCCGGCCCGAAGTGGAGCTGCTGTCCGTCAGGCGGCGGTTGCACGGCGACGACGATTGA
- a CDS encoding ABC transporter ATP-binding protein codes for MVPRPARTRHRDRRTGVHAVRPRRGIRAQPQAGGLPLNHVSKDDVAAGGARPAEQRLLDVKNLEVTYANGAAAVRGVHLSVGAGQKLGVAGESGCGKSTLALALLRLLPAGTKVSGEILLDGEDILTMKWGRVRAVRWAGASIVFQGAMHSLNAVHRIGDQIAEPILLHKKATQTGAKTKVGELLEHVGLPAARADAYPHELSGGQRQRVMIAMALACDPRLIIADEPTTALDVMIQAQILRLIEQLVAEQDLGLMMISHDLAVLSDTCDRLAVMYAGRVVEEGPASEVYENARHPYGKALSAAFPRIGDAASRFAPRGLPGDPPDPSALPTGCTFHPRCPVAIDSCATDDQALRDAGPQHRSACVHAGSQLPAQPTSASAAESAS; via the coding sequence GTGGTACCTCGCCCCGCCCGGACTCGCCATCGCGATCGTCGCACTGGCGTTCACGCTGTGCGGCCGCGCCGTGGAATCCGTGCTCAACCCCAGGCTGGGGGCCTCCCGTTGAACCATGTGAGCAAGGACGACGTGGCGGCAGGCGGCGCGCGCCCGGCCGAACAGCGCCTCCTGGACGTCAAGAACCTCGAAGTGACGTACGCGAACGGCGCCGCCGCCGTCCGCGGCGTGCACCTCTCCGTCGGCGCGGGCCAGAAGCTCGGCGTCGCGGGCGAGTCCGGCTGCGGCAAGTCGACGCTCGCGCTCGCCCTGCTCCGGCTGCTGCCCGCGGGCACCAAGGTGTCCGGCGAGATCCTGCTCGACGGCGAGGACATCCTCACCATGAAGTGGGGGCGGGTCCGCGCGGTCCGCTGGGCGGGCGCGTCCATCGTCTTCCAGGGCGCCATGCACTCGCTGAACGCGGTGCACCGCATCGGCGACCAGATCGCCGAGCCGATCCTGCTGCACAAGAAGGCGACGCAGACCGGCGCGAAGACGAAGGTCGGCGAACTCCTCGAACACGTGGGGCTGCCCGCCGCCCGCGCCGACGCCTATCCGCACGAGCTGTCCGGCGGCCAGCGCCAGCGCGTGATGATCGCGATGGCGCTCGCCTGCGACCCGCGCCTGATCATCGCCGACGAGCCGACCACCGCGCTCGACGTGATGATCCAGGCCCAGATCCTGCGCCTGATCGAACAGTTGGTGGCCGAGCAGGACCTCGGCCTGATGATGATCAGCCATGACCTCGCGGTGCTCTCCGACACCTGCGACCGGCTCGCGGTGATGTACGCGGGCCGCGTCGTCGAGGAGGGCCCCGCGTCCGAGGTCTACGAGAACGCCCGGCATCCGTACGGAAAGGCCCTCTCCGCCGCCTTCCCGCGGATCGGCGACGCGGCATCGCGGTTCGCCCCGCGCGGCCTGCCCGGTGACCCGCCCGACCCGTCCGCGCTCCCCACCGGCTGTACGTTCCATCCGCGCTGCCCGGTCGCCATCGACTCCTGCGCCACCGACGACCAGGCCCTGCGGGACGCGGGCCCTCAGCACCGGTCGGCCTGTGTCCACGCGGGCTCCCAGCTCCCCGCACAGCCCACCTCGGCATCGGCCGCGGAGAGCGCATCGTGA
- a CDS encoding bifunctional riboflavin kinase/FAD synthetase has product MQRWRGLEDIPQDWGRSVVTIGSYDGVHRGHQLIIGRAVARARELGVPAVVVTFDPHPSEVVRPGSHPPLLAPHHRRAELMADLGVDALLILPFTTEFSKLSPADFVVKVLVDKLHARVVVEGPNFRFGHKAAGNVDFLTELGATYDYEVDVIDLYVSGAAGGGEPFSSTLTRRLVAEGDVTGAAEILGRPHRVEGIVVRGAQRGRELGFPTANVETLPHTAVPADGVYAGWLQVEGEAMPAAISVGTNPTFDGTERTVEAYAIDRVGLDLYGLHVAVDFLAFVRGMAKFDSIDELLVAMADDVKRSRELVEAAGA; this is encoded by the coding sequence GTGCAGCGCTGGCGTGGCTTGGAGGACATCCCCCAGGACTGGGGGCGCAGCGTCGTCACCATCGGTTCCTACGACGGCGTGCACCGCGGGCACCAGCTGATCATCGGCCGCGCCGTGGCGCGCGCCCGTGAGCTCGGCGTGCCCGCCGTGGTCGTCACCTTCGACCCGCACCCCAGCGAGGTCGTGCGCCCCGGCAGCCATCCGCCGCTGCTCGCCCCGCACCACCGGCGCGCCGAGCTGATGGCGGACCTCGGCGTGGACGCGCTGCTCATCCTCCCCTTCACCACCGAGTTCTCGAAGCTGTCGCCCGCCGACTTCGTCGTGAAGGTCCTCGTCGACAAGCTGCACGCGCGCGTGGTCGTCGAGGGCCCCAACTTCCGCTTCGGTCACAAGGCCGCGGGCAATGTCGACTTCCTGACCGAGCTCGGCGCGACGTACGACTACGAGGTCGATGTCATCGACCTGTACGTCAGCGGCGCGGCGGGCGGCGGTGAGCCGTTCTCCTCCACCCTGACGCGGCGCCTGGTCGCCGAGGGCGACGTCACGGGCGCCGCGGAGATCCTCGGCCGCCCGCACCGCGTCGAGGGCATCGTCGTGCGCGGCGCCCAGCGCGGGCGCGAGCTCGGCTTCCCCACGGCCAACGTGGAGACCCTGCCGCACACGGCGGTCCCGGCCGACGGCGTGTACGCCGGGTGGCTGCAGGTCGAGGGAGAGGCGATGCCCGCGGCGATCTCGGTCGGCACGAATCCGACGTTCGACGGGACCGAGCGGACGGTCGAGGCGTACGCGATCGACCGCGTCGGGCTCGATCTGTACGGGCTGCACGTCGCCGTCGACTTCCTGGCCTTCGTGCGGGGGATGGCCAAGTTCGACTCGATCGATGAGTTGCTGGTCGCCATGGCGGATGACGTTAAGCGGTCCCGCGAGCTGGTTGAGGCGGCTGGGGCGTAG
- a CDS encoding ABC transporter ATP-binding protein translates to MTTDTPGGPLLSAAALHIAFPGRRGAPTARAVDGVDLDIKAGEIVALVGESGCGKTTLARSLLGLVPPTTGKVTFAGQPLDYSGRALKAYRKRVQLVLQDPSGSLNPRHTVYDAVAEGLRIHGYAGDERASVADALSRAGLRPPERFFLRYPHELSGGQRQRVVIAGALVLEPELIVADEPVASLDASVRGEILALLLRLRDELGLSALVVTHDLGLAWNIADRVAVMYLGRIVETGTVEEVLTSPQHPYTQALLSVLPEAPGAPVVLTGEPPDPSRIPGGCRFHARCQVLSSGEAERVGVADRCRGEDLPVLSGGGETQVACHWAVAR, encoded by the coding sequence ATGACCACCGACACCCCGGGCGGCCCCCTCCTGTCGGCCGCCGCCCTGCACATCGCCTTCCCCGGGCGGCGGGGCGCGCCGACCGCCCGCGCCGTGGACGGCGTCGACCTCGACATCAAGGCCGGTGAGATCGTCGCGCTGGTCGGCGAGTCGGGCTGCGGCAAGACGACGCTCGCCCGCTCGCTCCTCGGCCTGGTGCCGCCGACCACCGGCAAGGTGACGTTCGCCGGGCAGCCCCTGGACTACTCCGGCCGCGCCCTCAAGGCGTACCGCAAGCGGGTCCAACTGGTCCTCCAGGACCCCAGCGGCTCGCTCAACCCCCGGCACACCGTGTACGACGCGGTGGCCGAAGGGCTGCGCATCCACGGCTACGCGGGCGACGAACGGGCCTCGGTCGCCGACGCCCTCTCCCGGGCGGGCCTGCGCCCGCCGGAGCGCTTCTTCCTGCGCTACCCGCACGAGCTGTCGGGCGGCCAGCGCCAGCGCGTGGTCATCGCGGGCGCGCTGGTCCTGGAACCCGAACTCATCGTCGCCGACGAGCCGGTGGCCTCCCTCGACGCGTCCGTACGCGGCGAGATCCTCGCCCTGCTGCTCCGGCTGCGCGACGAACTCGGCCTCTCCGCGCTCGTGGTGACGCACGACCTGGGCCTCGCCTGGAACATCGCGGACCGCGTGGCGGTGATGTACCTGGGCCGGATCGTGGAGACGGGGACGGTGGAGGAGGTGCTGACGTCTCCTCAACACCCTTATACGCAGGCGCTGTTGTCGGTACTCCCGGAGGCACCGGGTGCGCCCGTGGTCCTCACGGGCGAGCCGCCGGATCCCTCACGCATTCCGGGCGGGTGCCGGTTCCACGCGCGGTGCCAGGTGCTTTCCTCTGGCGAGGCCGAGCGGGTGGGCGTTGCCGATCGGTGCCGGGGGGAGGATCTGCCGGTCCTGTCTGGCGGCGGGGAGACGCAGGTTGCCTGTCACTGGGCGGTGGCGCGGTAG
- the rbfA gene encoding 30S ribosome-binding factor RbfA, with the protein MADNARAKRLADLIREVVAQKLQRGIKDPRLGTHVTITDTRVTGDLREATIFYTVYGDDEDRAAAAAGLESAKGVLRSAVGQAAGVKFTPSLAFVADALPDNARAIEDLLDKARMSDAKVREVSAGAEFAGGADPYKKPEDDEDGDAPA; encoded by the coding sequence GTGGCCGACAACGCGCGGGCGAAAAGGCTGGCGGACCTCATCCGAGAGGTGGTTGCCCAGAAGCTGCAGCGCGGGATCAAGGACCCGCGGCTCGGTACGCATGTGACCATCACGGACACCCGGGTCACGGGTGACCTGCGAGAAGCGACCATCTTCTACACGGTCTACGGCGACGACGAGGACCGCGCGGCGGCGGCCGCGGGCCTGGAGAGCGCCAAGGGCGTGCTCCGGTCGGCGGTCGGCCAGGCCGCGGGCGTGAAGTTCACGCCGTCGCTGGCCTTCGTCGCGGACGCCCTGCCGGACAACGCGAGGGCCATCGAGGACCTCCTCGACAAGGCACGGATGTCCGACGCCAAGGTGCGGGAGGTCTCCGCGGGCGCCGAGTTCGCCGGTGGGGCCGACCCGTACAAGAAGCCCGAGGATGACGAGGACGGCGACGCCCCCGCATGA
- a CDS encoding serine protease produces MGGRGPRAKGAGDARGAGDTGGARGGDGARDNRVLDRSLVRICDLAGRPRGTGFAADEHGTVITSHEAVDGLARVVLHGPGERTCVVPADAVVALPGTDLALVRTEGLDLRPLPVTVRDSVETGAYVRIAACGWREARVLGTSPVTYTATDRFHLVGAALELAIGTQGADALRLGGGAAGGPVVDAASGAVLAVLGTALLPQASERAPAGEAPFAHRAAGFAVPLREAAAADPGGPLDELLARNAATVPAYGHDLNTAGALHLTATSLGSDGPRAAVLEPVERPDTTREFDAFTAAAGHACVLGLVGDPGTGRTTELAALAARRARGAAPAPTLWLRGADLRADDASVADAVARALDRAGRILAASEETPADSGPGDISAARVARVARDAGRPLLLLLDGPEEMPPALAHRLAGWSDGTAAWLREVGARLVVACRAEYWEQAGAYFDAASLHGTGTGCGDGLPGCVRLGDLPAPQAARARARYGIPEGTLAAADARHPLALRLLWEVRAALPDAPPPGGPDRAEIFAAHLDLQCLRVAVRLAAANGLRGTAVRRLAARVSGQLHEAARRCLGPGQGELDRAAFEEVFPWGALPGKGFDTCTGWASAVLTEGLLVPAGSGYRFAHEELADWIQGLHLDVDGALSSLIHRHRPPGPLPRGPRPLPVPRHRAGPVIQALLSLERQRGAAELAARLGELVDALGEFRDGEPGAPAGSEGSDGKWWAGRLLTEVLSRVGDATPYLGVLGVLADRGEFGTGFWLGLPLGEAARFDLLRRLVVRDGPPGTPDRCLDAVAELLAEDPAGVQPQLAGWFADERPLDAAPDATVASAAQALLYTHRHRAIDDLTEALVRCANARADELLAALAEEEPSAVCRAVDRWAHDERPARRVAAVAYGLRAAPHTVTEADRELLRYAAFALLARPVDDTLHGAALALLVRDPHTRSRHLPRALRHFADGDPQLPASALAEAIATHPEPVLAAFRARLHAPGRAADDVLRSLADVTTPTLARRVATLVHDLLEARPEAAGPAASYIDRRLEQGPGVRAVLFPLVAGLLHSRPAQVRAALAPVLAASGTAASRELRGELLDVLLSQERDCAVLESVLRSVVRGLPECGEVRTRARVHRTALLLVRTPEGAVCFDRRLVELARSEPGFAALVTRWIGAAPQEWAALVGPSARRTLGGLAGGDRVPA; encoded by the coding sequence ATGGGGGGACGGGGCCCGCGGGCCAAGGGCGCGGGGGACGCCAGGGGGGCGGGGGACACCGGCGGCGCGCGGGGCGGTGACGGCGCGCGGGACAACCGGGTGCTCGACCGGTCCCTGGTGCGGATATGCGACCTGGCGGGCCGCCCGCGCGGCACGGGCTTCGCCGCCGACGAGCACGGCACGGTCATCACCAGCCACGAAGCGGTCGACGGCCTGGCCAGGGTCGTCCTGCACGGCCCCGGCGAGCGCACCTGCGTCGTACCGGCCGACGCCGTGGTGGCACTGCCCGGCACCGATCTCGCGCTGGTCCGCACCGAAGGGCTCGATCTGCGGCCCCTGCCCGTCACCGTCAGGGACTCCGTGGAGACCGGCGCCTATGTGCGGATCGCCGCCTGCGGGTGGCGCGAGGCGCGGGTGCTCGGCACCTCTCCGGTGACGTACACGGCGACGGACCGCTTCCATCTGGTGGGCGCCGCCCTGGAGTTGGCGATCGGCACGCAGGGCGCGGACGCGCTGCGGCTCGGTGGCGGCGCGGCCGGGGGCCCTGTCGTCGACGCCGCCTCCGGTGCGGTGCTCGCCGTCCTCGGGACCGCCCTGCTGCCGCAGGCGTCCGAGCGCGCCCCGGCCGGGGAAGCGCCCTTCGCGCACCGCGCCGCGGGCTTCGCCGTGCCGTTGCGGGAGGCCGCCGCCGCCGACCCCGGCGGGCCGCTCGACGAGCTCCTCGCGCGCAACGCCGCGACCGTCCCGGCGTACGGCCACGACCTCAACACGGCAGGAGCGCTGCACCTGACCGCCACGTCCCTGGGCTCGGACGGGCCGCGCGCCGCCGTGCTCGAACCCGTGGAGCGGCCCGACACGACAAGGGAGTTCGACGCCTTCACCGCGGCCGCGGGGCACGCGTGCGTGCTCGGACTCGTCGGCGACCCCGGCACCGGGCGCACGACCGAGCTCGCCGCCCTCGCCGCGCGGCGGGCCAGGGGCGCCGCGCCCGCCCCCACGCTCTGGCTGCGCGGCGCCGACCTGCGGGCCGACGACGCGTCCGTGGCCGACGCGGTGGCGCGCGCCCTCGACCGGGCCGGCCGGATCCTCGCCGCGTCCGAGGAGACACCGGCCGACAGTGGGCCCGGGGACATCTCGGCGGCGCGGGTCGCGCGGGTGGCGCGGGACGCGGGGCGGCCGCTCCTGCTGCTCCTCGACGGGCCCGAGGAGATGCCGCCCGCGCTCGCGCACCGCCTGGCCGGATGGAGCGACGGCACGGCCGCGTGGCTGCGGGAGGTCGGGGCGCGCCTCGTCGTCGCCTGCCGCGCGGAGTACTGGGAGCAGGCGGGGGCGTACTTCGACGCGGCGTCGCTGCACGGCACCGGCACCGGTTGCGGCGACGGTCTGCCGGGCTGCGTACGACTCGGTGACCTGCCCGCGCCGCAGGCCGCGCGGGCCCGTGCGCGGTACGGCATCCCGGAGGGCACGCTCGCCGCCGCCGACGCACGGCATCCGCTGGCGCTGCGGCTTCTCTGGGAGGTGCGGGCGGCGCTGCCCGACGCGCCGCCGCCGGGCGGGCCGGACCGTGCGGAGATCTTCGCGGCCCACCTGGACCTGCAGTGCCTGCGGGTCGCGGTGCGGCTCGCGGCGGCGAACGGACTGCGGGGGACCGCCGTGCGGCGCCTCGCGGCGCGGGTGTCGGGGCAGCTCCACGAGGCGGCCCGGCGCTGTCTCGGCCCGGGCCAGGGCGAGCTCGACCGGGCCGCGTTCGAAGAGGTGTTCCCGTGGGGCGCGCTGCCGGGCAAGGGGTTCGACACGTGCACGGGGTGGGCCTCCGCGGTCCTCACGGAGGGCCTGCTTGTGCCCGCCGGATCGGGCTACCGCTTCGCGCACGAGGAACTCGCCGACTGGATCCAGGGCCTCCACCTCGACGTGGACGGCGCCCTGTCCTCCCTGATCCACCGCCACCGTCCCCCGGGCCCGCTGCCGCGGGGTCCTCGCCCGCTGCCGGTCCCGCGCCACCGGGCGGGCCCCGTGATCCAGGCACTCCTTTCGCTGGAGAGGCAGCGGGGCGCGGCCGAACTGGCCGCGCGGCTCGGGGAGTTGGTGGACGCGTTGGGCGAGTTCAGGGACGGGGAACCGGGCGCGCCAGCCGGTAGCGAGGGAAGCGACGGGAAGTGGTGGGCCGGGAGACTGCTGACGGAGGTCCTTTCGCGGGTGGGGGACGCCACGCCGTACCTCGGGGTGCTCGGGGTGCTCGCCGACCGGGGGGAGTTCGGCACCGGGTTCTGGCTCGGTCTTCCGCTGGGGGAGGCCGCGCGGTTCGACCTGCTGCGGCGGCTCGTCGTCCGGGACGGCCCGCCGGGCACCCCCGACCGCTGTCTGGACGCCGTCGCCGAGCTCCTCGCCGAGGACCCCGCGGGCGTGCAGCCGCAGCTCGCGGGATGGTTCGCCGACGAGCGGCCGCTGGACGCCGCGCCCGACGCCACCGTCGCCTCCGCCGCGCAGGCGCTCCTGTACACCCACCGGCACCGCGCCATCGACGACCTGACCGAGGCCCTGGTGAGGTGCGCCAACGCCCGTGCCGACGAGCTGCTCGCCGCCCTCGCCGAGGAGGAGCCGTCCGCGGTCTGCCGCGCCGTCGACCGCTGGGCCCACGACGAGCGGCCCGCGCGCCGGGTGGCCGCCGTCGCCTACGGCCTGCGCGCCGCCCCGCACACCGTCACCGAGGCCGACAGGGAACTGCTCAGGTACGCCGCCTTCGCGCTGCTGGCCCGTCCGGTCGACGACACCCTGCACGGCGCCGCGCTCGCCCTCCTCGTCCGCGACCCGCACACCCGGTCACGGCATCTGCCCCGGGCCCTGCGGCACTTCGCGGACGGCGACCCCCAGCTGCCCGCGAGCGCCCTCGCCGAGGCCATCGCCACCCACCCCGAGCCGGTGCTCGCCGCGTTCCGGGCCCGCCTGCACGCGCCGGGACGGGCCGCCGACGACGTCCTGCGCAGCCTCGCCGACGTCACGACGCCCACCCTGGCGCGCCGCGTGGCCACCCTCGTGCACGACCTCCTGGAGGCCCGCCCCGAGGCGGCGGGCCCCGCCGCCTCGTACATCGACCGGCGTCTCGAACAGGGTCCCGGCGTGCGCGCCGTGCTCTTCCCGCTGGTCGCGGGGCTGCTGCACAGCCGCCCCGCCCAGGTGCGCGCCGCCCTCGCGCCCGTCCTGGCCGCCTCGGGCACCGCCGCGTCGCGGGAGCTGCGGGGCGAGCTGCTCGACGTACTGCTGAGCCAGGAGCGGGACTGCGCCGTCCTGGAGAGCGTCCTGCGGTCCGTGGTGCGCGGCCTTCCCGAGTGCGGCGAGGTCCGTACCCGCGCGCGCGTGCACCGCACCGCGCTGCTCCTGGTGCGCACCCCCGAGGGGGCCGTCTGCTTCGACCGGCGCCTGGTGGAACTGGCCCGCTCCGAGCCGGGCTTCGCCGCGCTCGTCACCCGCTGGATCGGCGCGGCCCCGCAGGAGTGGGCCGCGCTCGTCGGCCCGAGCGCGCGCCGCACGCTCGGCGGCCTGGCGGGCGGGGACCGGGTCCCTGCCTAG